The Rhodococcus triatomae genome includes a window with the following:
- a CDS encoding CD225/dispanin family protein has product MSETPQDPKSGSGEQYGSSGYPQYPAYGAGDQNTQQYSYGQPSAQPQYGQTASAGQDQTQAQQQEQAQPQAQPQPQYGQYGQSAQYGQSAPYGQQASQYGYASTATASVPVSSTGVPLPPRNAGWAAAALIFFWPVAFAAFNHLHDIYPKWAMGDYQGAQYASDRVKTLGKIALWIFVIGMALFILLYVFVIIAMVASVGSSSNSW; this is encoded by the coding sequence ATGTCTGAGACACCGCAGGACCCGAAGTCGGGCTCCGGGGAGCAGTACGGGTCGAGCGGGTATCCGCAGTATCCGGCGTACGGTGCGGGCGACCAGAATACGCAGCAGTATTCGTACGGACAGCCGAGTGCGCAGCCGCAGTACGGTCAGACCGCGTCGGCCGGGCAGGACCAGACACAGGCACAGCAGCAGGAACAGGCACAGCCTCAGGCGCAGCCGCAGCCGCAGTACGGGCAGTACGGGCAGTCTGCGCAGTACGGACAGAGCGCCCCGTACGGTCAGCAGGCGTCCCAGTACGGGTACGCGTCCACCGCGACGGCATCCGTCCCGGTGTCGTCGACCGGGGTGCCGCTTCCGCCGCGCAACGCGGGATGGGCCGCGGCCGCGCTCATCTTCTTCTGGCCGGTGGCATTCGCGGCGTTCAACCACCTGCACGACATCTACCCCAAGTGGGCGATGGGGGACTACCAGGGCGCGCAGTACGCGTCCGACCGGGTGAAGACCCTCGGCAAGATCGCGCTGTGGATCTTCGTCATCGGGATGGCCTTGTTCATCCTGCTGTACGTGTTCGTGATCATCGCGATGGTGGCTTCGGTGGGATCGTCCTCGAACTCGTGGTGA
- a CDS encoding lipid droplet-associated protein — MIRPPFAARVAAGIAVTAVEEARKLPTTAATMPMTAVSQVLQTTMRVQQTMTALAIKGDHAFELLHWTRESEQPEWAVFDEDGADAAAPADATASVTTSGDEPATDKSPGHFALYSLSPEDAPSADEGNGATPAAETPEIVTYLDYESLTLAQLRARLKTLSVEDLTALLEFEDTTLARAPFQTMITNRITTAKAK, encoded by the coding sequence ATGATCCGTCCACCTTTCGCGGCCCGCGTCGCGGCCGGTATCGCCGTGACCGCGGTCGAAGAGGCCAGAAAACTGCCCACCACCGCGGCCACCATGCCGATGACGGCCGTGAGCCAGGTCCTGCAGACCACGATGCGGGTCCAGCAGACGATGACCGCGCTCGCGATCAAGGGCGACCACGCGTTCGAGCTGCTGCACTGGACCCGCGAGTCCGAGCAGCCGGAGTGGGCGGTCTTCGACGAGGACGGCGCGGACGCCGCCGCCCCGGCCGACGCGACGGCGTCCGTCACCACGAGCGGTGACGAGCCGGCCACCGACAAGTCGCCGGGCCATTTCGCGCTCTACTCGCTCAGCCCGGAGGACGCGCCCTCGGCGGACGAGGGCAACGGCGCGACACCCGCGGCGGAGACGCCCGAGATCGTCACGTATCTCGACTACGAGTCACTCACTCTCGCGCAGTTGCGGGCTCGCCTGAAGACGCTGTCCGTCGAGGACCTCACGGCCCTGCTCGAGTTCGAGGACACGACGCTGGCGCGGGCACCGTTCCAGACGATGATCACGAACCGGATCACCACCGCCAAGGCCAAGTGA
- the mihF gene encoding integration host factor, actinobacterial type, whose amino-acid sequence MALPTLTPEQRAAALEKAAVARRARAELRDSLKSGSESFAGVLERADKDEVIGKTKVLYVLESLPKVGKVKARSIIEELGIAESRRLSGLGPRQRTDLLERLS is encoded by the coding sequence ATGGCATTGCCGACCTTGACGCCGGAACAGCGCGCTGCGGCGCTCGAGAAGGCGGCCGTCGCTCGCCGCGCCCGCGCGGAGCTGCGCGACAGCCTCAAGTCCGGGAGCGAATCGTTTGCCGGCGTTCTCGAACGCGCCGACAAGGACGAGGTGATCGGGAAGACCAAGGTTCTCTACGTGCTCGAGTCGCTGCCCAAGGTCGGCAAGGTCAAGGCCCGCAGCATCATCGAGGAGCTCGGCATCGCCGAGTCGCGTCGCCTCTCGGGCCTGGGTCCGCGTCAGCGCACCGACCTGCTCGAGCGCCTGTCCTGA
- a CDS encoding AAA family ATPase encodes MRLHALEITAFGPFADTVRVDFDALGADGLFLLHGQTGAGKTTVLDAVAFALYGTVPGARREGKRLLSDHAPTGSVPTVSLEATIGGRRLRVIRSPEYSRPKKRGTGSIVENAKATLTWLDGAGENLSRIPDIAEEVGRLVGMNADQFFQVVLLPQGEFARFLRADSDERGVLLERLFDTTRFGSVEDWFAQRRKDSARALDERLREIEVITAKVAATAGLEAGADADPLRWAEKLIDECGTARDAAAAALADAGAHARAADAALAEARRVHDLQTRRDRATAELERLARTSDDREAMAAEAAAARAAVPVAKAEADASRVRTRAQAARRRVEEVEAELSGVPGAGSLLGTLSWPPTEESRVRIRQTVRQWQDETVRLDAAVAEAEEADRIDHEILELSSRRGKLGVEADRVEDGLSRIPDTLEKARRHLEEAEKAAALLPGLHRDRDRAAEAARAVVEWRTRVAEADATSAVVEERRQGWNDAREHWLDLVQQRIDGMAAELAATLEEGSPCAVCGATEHPAPAGGDAAPVTADDENRARAREREAEAACTRAVDAAAAARRAVDQVAERGGDRDPETAREELESATAAYERAEEEAAAADSRANAVAAATAEHTRLTERRAAIAVEVAALSEQVDARRERVEAVRERLRGVAGDDPSVSARRARLERLAHLASTLGDARDDAHRHAEAAEEQSAQVRAAAAESGFESVEEALAAVREQERLEHVEHTLAAARDAEAAARAVLAEPDVRSLTDIPPVDLDAAVARQNEADSVEAAAIAAAAECDRRLADLERFVAQLRRALIAAEPVRATHEQLAALAEVIAGRGANTRKMSLRSYVLAARLEEVAASASVRLRRMSGGRYEFVHSDEAGARGKRGGLGLDIRDDFTGAVRSAKTLSGGESFLASLALALGLADVVAAESGGVVLDTMFIDEGFGTLDADTLDSVMGVLDELRDGGRVVGIVSHVDEMRQRIPSRLHVVRGRGGSHLEMIAG; translated from the coding sequence GTGAGGCTGCACGCGCTCGAGATCACCGCGTTCGGCCCGTTCGCCGATACCGTCCGCGTCGACTTCGACGCGCTGGGTGCGGACGGGCTCTTCCTGCTGCACGGTCAGACCGGTGCCGGAAAGACGACGGTTCTCGACGCGGTGGCCTTCGCGCTGTACGGAACGGTGCCGGGCGCCCGGCGGGAGGGCAAGCGGCTGCTGTCGGACCATGCGCCCACCGGAAGCGTCCCCACCGTGTCGCTGGAGGCGACCATCGGCGGGCGGCGGCTGCGGGTGATCCGCAGCCCGGAGTACAGCCGGCCCAAGAAGCGGGGCACCGGTTCGATCGTCGAGAACGCGAAGGCGACGCTGACCTGGTTGGACGGCGCCGGGGAGAATCTGTCCCGCATACCGGACATCGCCGAGGAGGTCGGCCGGCTCGTCGGAATGAATGCGGACCAGTTCTTCCAGGTGGTGTTGCTGCCGCAGGGGGAGTTCGCCCGCTTCCTGAGGGCGGACAGCGACGAGCGGGGGGTGCTACTGGAACGGCTGTTCGACACCACCCGTTTCGGCAGCGTGGAGGACTGGTTCGCCCAGCGCCGCAAGGACAGCGCGCGGGCCCTCGACGAGCGGTTGCGCGAGATCGAGGTGATCACCGCGAAGGTCGCGGCGACGGCGGGGCTCGAGGCCGGCGCCGATGCCGATCCATTGCGGTGGGCGGAGAAGTTGATCGACGAGTGTGGGACGGCCCGGGACGCCGCCGCAGCCGCACTCGCGGATGCGGGTGCGCACGCGCGCGCCGCCGACGCCGCGCTGGCCGAGGCCCGGCGGGTGCACGACCTGCAGACGCGTCGGGACAGGGCCACCGCCGAGCTCGAGCGGCTCGCCCGGACCAGTGACGACCGAGAGGCGATGGCGGCGGAAGCCGCGGCGGCGCGGGCCGCGGTGCCGGTCGCGAAGGCGGAGGCCGACGCCTCGCGGGTACGCACTCGCGCACAGGCGGCGCGCCGGCGAGTCGAGGAGGTCGAGGCCGAGCTGTCGGGCGTTCCCGGTGCGGGCAGTCTTCTGGGCACTCTCTCCTGGCCGCCCACGGAGGAGTCCCGGGTTCGGATCCGGCAGACGGTCCGGCAGTGGCAGGACGAGACGGTTCGCCTCGACGCTGCCGTCGCCGAGGCCGAGGAAGCCGACCGGATCGACCACGAGATCCTCGAATTGTCCTCCCGCCGTGGGAAGCTCGGTGTCGAAGCCGATCGGGTCGAGGACGGACTGTCGCGGATTCCCGACACGCTCGAGAAGGCCCGGCGCCATCTCGAGGAAGCGGAGAAGGCCGCCGCCCTCCTGCCCGGGTTGCACCGCGACCGTGACCGCGCGGCGGAGGCGGCCCGGGCAGTGGTCGAGTGGCGCACCCGGGTGGCGGAGGCCGATGCGACGAGCGCCGTAGTGGAGGAGCGTCGCCAGGGCTGGAACGACGCGCGCGAGCACTGGCTGGATCTGGTGCAGCAGCGGATCGACGGGATGGCGGCCGAGTTGGCGGCCACCCTCGAAGAGGGGTCGCCGTGCGCGGTGTGCGGGGCCACCGAACATCCGGCACCGGCGGGAGGCGACGCCGCACCGGTCACCGCGGACGACGAGAACCGGGCCCGTGCCCGGGAACGGGAGGCGGAAGCCGCGTGCACGCGCGCCGTCGACGCGGCGGCCGCGGCGCGACGCGCCGTCGATCAGGTGGCCGAGCGCGGCGGTGATCGCGACCCGGAGACCGCGCGGGAAGAGCTCGAATCCGCCACTGCCGCCTACGAGCGAGCCGAGGAGGAGGCCGCCGCTGCCGACAGCCGCGCGAACGCGGTGGCCGCGGCCACCGCCGAGCACACCCGGCTGACGGAGCGCCGAGCCGCGATCGCGGTGGAGGTCGCTGCCCTGTCGGAACAGGTCGACGCGCGCCGCGAGCGGGTCGAGGCCGTTCGTGAACGCCTCCGAGGTGTCGCCGGCGACGACCCGTCCGTGTCCGCGCGGAGGGCGCGGCTCGAGCGGCTCGCCCACCTGGCGTCGACGCTCGGGGACGCCCGCGACGACGCACATCGCCACGCGGAAGCCGCCGAGGAACAGTCCGCGCAGGTCCGCGCCGCTGCGGCGGAGTCCGGGTTCGAGTCGGTCGAGGAGGCGCTCGCCGCGGTGCGTGAGCAGGAGCGGCTCGAGCACGTCGAACACACACTCGCTGCCGCCCGCGATGCCGAGGCGGCGGCCCGAGCGGTGTTGGCGGAACCGGATGTCCGGTCCCTCACCGACATTCCCCCGGTCGACCTCGACGCGGCGGTAGCGCGGCAGAATGAGGCCGACTCCGTCGAGGCGGCGGCCATCGCCGCCGCCGCCGAGTGCGACCGCCGGCTCGCTGATCTGGAGCGTTTCGTCGCACAGTTGCGGCGCGCGCTCATCGCGGCCGAGCCGGTACGGGCTACCCACGAGCAGTTGGCGGCGTTGGCGGAGGTCATCGCCGGGCGGGGTGCGAACACCCGGAAGATGTCGTTGCGTTCCTATGTCCTGGCGGCGCGCCTGGAGGAAGTCGCCGCGTCCGCGTCGGTCCGGCTGCGCCGGATGTCCGGCGGGCGTTACGAGTTCGTCCACTCGGACGAGGCCGGTGCACGCGGGAAACGCGGCGGCCTCGGCCTGGACATCCGGGACGACTTCACCGGAGCGGTGCGCTCGGCGAAGACGCTGTCCGGCGGAGAGTCGTTCCTCGCGTCGCTCGCGCTGGCGCTCGGCCTCGCCGATGTGGTCGCCGCCGAATCCGGGGGAGTCGTGCTCGACACGATGTTCATCGACGAGGGATTCGGCACCCTCGACGCCGACACCCTCGATTCGGTGATGGGCGTGCTCGACGAGCTACGGGACGGGGGCCGTGTCGTCGGCATCGTCAGCCACGTGGACGAGATGCGTCAGCGCATTCCGTCCCGGTTGCACGTCGTCCGCGGCCGGGGCGGGTCCCACCTGGAGATGATCGCGGGCTGA
- a CDS encoding AI-2E family transporter yields the protein MWLAKWSLIVVAIAAGAWVLGWVLEELWVIVLPVLLAIVVSTVLWPPTRGMMKRGVPPAAAAALTLVLAFGVGAGIIAGIVPSVVNQAPELADQASQGIQQVQDWLQGPPINLRDEQIDEAVNVVVTKVQESGSVIASGVFTGVSTAGSMLITLALVLVLTFFFIKDGPRFIPWVHVVGGGRAGRHVEAVLVRMWDTLGGFIRTQAVVSFIDALFIGIGLLILGVPLAPVLAILTFIAGFIPIVGAFVAGALAVLVALVANGFTTALIVLALIIAVQQIEGNVLQPVLQSKSMKLHAVVVLLSVTAGGSVFGIVGAFLAVPAAAVAAVLVRYIGEQIDERVADSEPKMSDLDELETVPSSDDDTSDEEPAEDDERS from the coding sequence ATGTGGCTGGCGAAGTGGTCGCTGATCGTGGTGGCCATCGCGGCCGGGGCCTGGGTGCTGGGATGGGTCCTCGAGGAACTCTGGGTCATCGTCCTGCCGGTGCTCCTCGCGATCGTCGTCTCCACCGTGCTGTGGCCACCCACCCGCGGAATGATGAAGCGCGGCGTCCCGCCCGCCGCGGCGGCAGCCCTCACGCTCGTACTCGCCTTCGGGGTCGGTGCGGGAATCATCGCCGGCATCGTCCCGTCCGTGGTCAATCAGGCCCCGGAGCTCGCCGACCAGGCCAGCCAGGGCATCCAGCAGGTCCAGGACTGGCTCCAGGGCCCGCCGATCAACCTGCGGGACGAGCAGATCGACGAGGCCGTCAACGTCGTCGTGACGAAGGTGCAGGAAAGCGGCTCGGTCATCGCCTCCGGCGTGTTCACCGGCGTGAGCACCGCGGGATCGATGCTGATCACCCTCGCCCTCGTCCTGGTGCTCACCTTCTTCTTCATCAAGGACGGCCCGCGGTTCATCCCGTGGGTCCACGTGGTCGGCGGCGGACGCGCGGGGCGCCACGTGGAGGCGGTCCTGGTCCGCATGTGGGACACGCTCGGCGGGTTCATCCGGACCCAGGCGGTGGTGAGTTTCATCGATGCCCTCTTCATCGGCATCGGGCTGCTGATCCTCGGCGTCCCTCTCGCCCCGGTACTGGCGATCCTCACCTTCATCGCCGGGTTCATCCCCATCGTCGGTGCGTTCGTCGCGGGTGCGCTGGCTGTGCTGGTCGCGCTCGTCGCGAACGGCTTCACCACCGCTCTGATCGTGCTCGCGCTGATCATCGCCGTGCAGCAGATCGAAGGCAACGTGCTGCAGCCGGTGCTGCAGAGCAAGAGCATGAAGCTGCACGCGGTGGTGGTGCTCCTCTCGGTGACGGCCGGTGGTTCGGTGTTCGGCATCGTCGGAGCCTTCCTCGCCGTGCCGGCCGCCGCGGTCGCCGCAGTGCTGGTGCGCTACATCGGCGAACAGATCGACGAACGCGTCGCCGATTCGGAACCGAAGATGAGCGACCTCGACGAGCTGGAGACCGTCCCGAGTTCGGACGACGACACCTCCGACGAGGAACCTGCCGAGGACGACGAGCGCTCCTGA
- a CDS encoding 4-hydroxy-3-methylbut-2-enyl diphosphate reductase, producing MTSAVPLNVGIARTAGSGPRTGAKRVLLAEPRGYCAGVDRAVETVEKALDKHGAPIYVRKEIVHNRHVVETLTEQGVVFVDETDEVPEGALLVFSAHGVSPAVHTAAAERNLRTIDATCPLVTKVHQEAKRFARDDYDILLIGHEGHEEVEGTAGEAPDHVQLVDGPDSVDDVTVRDESKVIWLSQTTLSVDETMQTVARLRERFPSLQDPPSDDICYATQNRQVAVKAMAPECDLVIVVGSRNSSNSVRLVEVALGAGAKASYLVDYAREVDLAWLEGVHTVGITSGASVPEILVRGVVDLLAEHGFADVQSVTTANETLVFALPRELRAARRSG from the coding sequence ATGACTTCGGCTGTTCCCCTCAACGTCGGTATCGCCCGTACGGCGGGCTCCGGTCCCCGTACCGGTGCCAAGCGCGTTCTGCTGGCCGAGCCACGCGGCTACTGCGCGGGCGTCGACCGCGCCGTCGAGACGGTCGAGAAGGCGCTCGACAAGCACGGCGCGCCCATCTACGTGCGCAAGGAGATCGTGCACAACCGGCACGTCGTGGAAACGCTCACCGAGCAGGGCGTCGTGTTCGTCGACGAGACCGACGAGGTACCCGAGGGCGCATTGCTGGTGTTCTCCGCGCACGGGGTCTCGCCCGCGGTGCACACCGCGGCCGCCGAGCGGAACCTGCGGACCATCGACGCCACCTGCCCGCTGGTCACCAAGGTGCACCAGGAAGCCAAGCGGTTCGCTCGCGACGACTACGACATCCTGCTCATCGGCCACGAGGGCCACGAGGAGGTCGAGGGCACCGCCGGTGAGGCGCCCGACCACGTCCAACTCGTCGACGGCCCCGATTCCGTGGACGACGTGACCGTCCGGGACGAGTCGAAGGTGATCTGGCTGTCCCAGACCACGCTCAGCGTCGACGAGACGATGCAGACGGTCGCCCGGCTGCGTGAGCGGTTCCCGAGCTTGCAGGATCCGCCGAGCGACGACATCTGCTACGCCACCCAGAACCGGCAGGTCGCGGTCAAGGCGATGGCCCCGGAGTGCGATCTGGTGATCGTCGTCGGCTCACGCAACTCGTCCAACTCCGTGCGGCTCGTCGAGGTGGCGTTGGGGGCGGGAGCGAAGGCGTCCTACCTGGTCGATTACGCGCGCGAGGTGGACCTGGCCTGGCTCGAGGGTGTGCACACGGTGGGCATCACCTCCGGTGCCTCGGTGCCGGAGATCCTGGTCCGCGGCGTGGTGGATCTGCTCGCCGAGCACGGTTTCGCCGACGTCCAGTCGGTCACCACCGCGAACGAGACGCTGGTCTTCGCGCTGCCGCGCGAACTGCGCGCCGCCCGGCGTTCCGGGTAG
- a CDS encoding DUF6542 domain-containing protein gives MSANQRARSGVPLDSRSTLPGVPGLPWWGVVAVAAGLSAVGFAIDAVRGNELTTTFSAFYVLGCILAVLVAANRALFTAMVQPPLILFAGVPIGQFVLADGSSLALRDLAINIAYPLVDRFPVMLVTTVLTLAIGGSRLFLLGGRRTGPSRRSGSRNSDRREPAQRRSSADRRGTSRSSSTRESARATATRTSRRVREEEPAAEVPARPRRRPAPPVDAPRRPVDDPRRPVDAGPRPQPRRTPRPPVPGAPGDPRRAPDQRRAPEPRRAPEPRRAPEPRLRPDPRADRSPFDERPFDDVPAHPVPRVRYRDRRESPFEPDGR, from the coding sequence GTGTCAGCTAACCAACGCGCCCGTTCGGGGGTGCCACTCGACAGCCGGTCGACGCTCCCGGGGGTACCCGGGCTCCCGTGGTGGGGCGTGGTCGCGGTCGCGGCGGGCCTGAGCGCCGTCGGATTCGCCATCGACGCGGTCCGGGGCAACGAGCTGACGACGACGTTCTCGGCGTTCTACGTGCTCGGCTGCATCCTGGCCGTTCTGGTCGCGGCGAACCGGGCGCTGTTCACCGCGATGGTCCAACCACCGCTGATCCTCTTCGCCGGCGTCCCGATCGGGCAGTTCGTCCTCGCGGACGGATCGAGTCTCGCGTTGCGGGATCTCGCGATCAACATCGCCTACCCGCTCGTCGACCGATTTCCGGTGATGCTCGTCACCACGGTGCTCACTCTCGCGATCGGGGGCTCCCGGCTCTTCCTGCTCGGTGGGCGGCGCACCGGGCCCAGCCGCCGCTCCGGCAGCAGGAACTCGGATCGACGCGAGCCGGCGCAGCGGCGTTCCTCGGCGGACCGGCGCGGCACGTCCCGCTCCTCGTCCACTCGCGAGAGCGCCCGGGCGACGGCCACCCGCACGTCGCGGCGGGTACGCGAGGAGGAACCGGCTGCCGAGGTACCGGCCCGGCCGCGGCGCCGACCCGCTCCCCCGGTGGACGCCCCCCGGCGGCCGGTGGACGACCCTCGGCGGCCCGTCGACGCCGGCCCCAGGCCGCAGCCGCGGCGGACACCGCGCCCCCCGGTTCCCGGGGCGCCGGGAGATCCTCGTCGTGCGCCGGACCAGCGCCGTGCGCCCGAACCGCGCCGGGCGCCCGAACCGCGCCGGGCTCCGGAGCCGCGCCTGCGACCGGATCCCCGTGCCGATCGTTCGCCGTTCGACGAGCGGCCCTTCGACGACGTCCCCGCCCATCCGGTCCCCCGGGTGCGGTATCGGGATCGGCGCGAGTCACCGTTCGAGCCGGACGGTCGCTGA
- a CDS encoding Txe/YoeB family addiction module toxin, giving the protein MRLVWDESAWEDYKHWQTADRKILKRINTLIDACLREPFSGIGKPEQLKYGAQGSWSRRITDEQRLVYLVGDEDLVILQARYHY; this is encoded by the coding sequence GTGCGTCTGGTCTGGGACGAGTCGGCCTGGGAGGACTACAAGCACTGGCAGACCGCCGACCGGAAGATCCTGAAGCGCATCAACACGCTCATCGACGCCTGCCTGCGCGAACCGTTCTCCGGGATCGGCAAGCCCGAACAACTGAAGTACGGAGCGCAGGGCTCGTGGTCGCGGCGCATCACCGATGAGCAGCGACTGGTGTACCTCGTGGGCGACGAGGACCTCGTGATTCTTCAGGCCCGCTACCACTACTGA
- a CDS encoding type II toxin-antitoxin system Phd/YefM family antitoxin, which translates to MSISASEARKTLFPLIERVNADRDAVEIVSRKGNAVLMPADEYAAWQETAYLFRSPANARRLLDAYDRARGGKVEVHDLDRVDQEA; encoded by the coding sequence ATGTCCATCAGCGCAAGCGAGGCGCGCAAGACCCTGTTCCCTCTCATCGAGCGAGTGAATGCGGACCGTGATGCCGTGGAGATCGTCTCTCGTAAGGGCAATGCCGTTCTGATGCCGGCTGACGAGTACGCCGCGTGGCAGGAGACTGCCTACCTGTTCCGCTCGCCGGCCAACGCCCGCCGCCTGCTCGATGCCTACGACCGTGCCCGCGGTGGAAAGGTCGAGGTCCACGACCTCGATCGCGTAGACCAGGAAGCCTGA
- a CDS encoding exonuclease SbcCD subunit D, which produces MRILHTSDWHIGRTFHGVDLLADQEQILGHIAAVVAERGVDVVVVPGDVYDRSIPSADAVAVCQRGFEAIRRAGAVIIATSGNHDSATRLGAGSAFTAAGGLHLLTRVSAVADPVVLRDDHGPVLFYGIPYLEPEITRAELGVPTARSHAEILDAAMSRVRADLDSREPGARSIVLAHAFVVGAEATGSERSISVGGVETVPASSFDGVDYVALGHLHSPQTLRTGVRYSGSPLPYSFGERTHRKAVLVVDVDQEGLRGVEQVDLPVVRGLSRITGTVEELLASDRYAAVEDDYVSAVLTDRQRPVDAMRTLRRRFPHAVHLEWQRPEGDDLLRYREKVHGRSDLDIARSFLTDVRDEPTDADIRWVEEALAAAARVGEVAAESARAETA; this is translated from the coding sequence ATGAGGATCTTGCACACCAGCGACTGGCACATCGGCCGCACGTTCCACGGTGTCGATCTCCTCGCAGATCAGGAGCAGATTCTCGGGCACATCGCCGCAGTGGTGGCCGAGCGCGGTGTCGACGTCGTCGTGGTCCCCGGTGACGTGTACGACAGGTCGATCCCCAGCGCCGATGCGGTGGCCGTGTGCCAGCGTGGGTTCGAGGCGATCCGCAGGGCGGGTGCGGTGATCATCGCCACGTCCGGCAACCACGATTCGGCCACCCGGCTGGGCGCCGGTTCCGCGTTCACCGCGGCCGGCGGCCTGCATCTGCTCACCCGGGTGTCCGCCGTGGCCGATCCGGTGGTTCTCCGGGACGATCACGGGCCGGTCCTCTTCTACGGCATCCCGTATCTGGAACCGGAGATCACCCGCGCCGAGCTGGGGGTGCCCACGGCGCGATCGCACGCCGAGATCCTCGATGCGGCGATGAGCCGGGTGCGTGCCGACCTCGACAGTCGCGAGCCGGGCGCCCGCTCGATCGTTCTCGCGCACGCCTTCGTCGTGGGTGCGGAGGCCACCGGCTCCGAACGCTCCATCTCGGTCGGCGGGGTCGAGACGGTGCCCGCGTCGTCGTTCGACGGGGTCGACTACGTGGCGCTCGGGCACCTGCACTCGCCGCAGACGCTCCGTACGGGCGTCCGCTACTCGGGTTCACCGTTGCCCTATTCGTTCGGCGAGCGCACCCATCGCAAGGCGGTCCTGGTGGTCGACGTCGACCAGGAGGGCCTGCGTGGTGTCGAGCAGGTGGATCTGCCGGTGGTGCGCGGGCTCAGCCGGATCACCGGCACGGTCGAGGAGTTGCTCGCCTCAGACCGGTATGCCGCAGTGGAGGACGACTACGTCTCCGCGGTGCTCACCGACCGGCAACGTCCGGTCGATGCCATGCGTACGTTGCGCAGGCGGTTCCCGCACGCGGTGCACCTGGAATGGCAGCGACCCGAGGGTGACGACCTGCTCCGGTACCGCGAGAAGGTGCACGGGCGCAGCGATCTGGACATCGCACGGTCCTTCCTCACCGACGTGCGTGACGAGCCGACGGACGCCGACATCCGCTGGGTCGAGGAGGCCCTCGCCGCGGCGGCGCGGGTGGGTGAGGTCGCCGCGGAGTCGGCGCGGGCGGAGACGGCGTGA
- the ychF gene encoding redox-regulated ATPase YchF, producing MSLTLGIVGLPNVGKSTLFNALTKNDVLAANYPFATIEPNVGVVELPDPRLGELAEVFGSERLVPATVSFVDIAGIVKGASEGAGLGNKFLANIREADAICQVVRVFADDDVIHVDGKIDPLADIEIIETELILADMQTLEKALPRLEKEAKKNKELKPQHEEAVKAQAVLEEGKTLFGAKDQLDFALLRELNLMTTKPFLYVFNADETVLTDADKQAELRAAVAPADAVFLDAKVEAELLELDDESALELLESIGQTEPGLHALARTGFHTLGLQTYLTAGPKEARAWTIHKGDTAPQAAGVIHTDFERGFIKAETVSFDDLIAAGSMAAAKAAGKVRMEGKDYVMQDGDVVEFRFNV from the coding sequence GTGAGCCTTACCCTCGGAATCGTCGGACTTCCCAACGTCGGCAAGTCGACCCTTTTCAACGCGCTGACCAAGAACGACGTCCTCGCGGCGAACTACCCGTTCGCCACGATCGAGCCGAACGTCGGGGTGGTGGAGCTGCCCGACCCGCGGTTGGGCGAGCTCGCCGAGGTGTTCGGTTCGGAGCGGCTGGTGCCGGCGACGGTGTCCTTCGTGGACATCGCCGGCATCGTCAAGGGCGCATCCGAGGGCGCCGGCCTGGGCAACAAGTTCCTCGCCAACATCCGTGAAGCCGATGCCATCTGTCAGGTGGTCCGGGTGTTCGCCGACGACGACGTCATCCACGTCGACGGCAAGATCGATCCGCTCGCGGACATCGAGATCATCGAGACCGAGCTGATCCTCGCGGACATGCAGACGCTGGAGAAGGCGCTGCCGCGGCTGGAGAAGGAAGCGAAGAAGAACAAGGAACTCAAGCCGCAGCACGAGGAGGCCGTCAAGGCGCAGGCTGTCCTCGAGGAGGGCAAGACGCTCTTCGGGGCGAAGGACCAGCTCGATTTCGCGCTGCTGCGCGAGCTCAACCTCATGACGACCAAGCCGTTCCTCTACGTGTTCAATGCCGACGAGACGGTCCTCACCGATGCGGACAAGCAGGCCGAGCTGCGCGCGGCCGTCGCCCCGGCGGACGCGGTGTTCCTCGACGCCAAGGTGGAGGCGGAGCTGCTCGAACTCGACGACGAGTCGGCGCTCGAACTGCTCGAGTCCATCGGCCAGACGGAGCCGGGCCTGCACGCCCTGGCCCGCACCGGTTTCCACACCCTCGGGCTCCAGACGTACCTCACGGCCGGCCCGAAGGAAGCCCGCGCCTGGACCATCCACAAGGGCGACACCGCCCCGCAGGCCGCAGGCGTCATCCACACCGATTTCGAGCGCGGATTCATCAAGGCCGAGACCGTCTCCTTCGACGACCTCATCGCCGCCGGATCGATGGCGGCCGCCAAGGCTGCGGGCAAGGTGCGCATGGAGGGCAAGGACTACGTCATGCAGGACGGGGACGTGGTGGAGTTCCGCTTCAACGTCTGA